In Desulfovibrio gilichinskyi, a genomic segment contains:
- the lipA gene encoding lipoyl synthase, which produces MSSKKSSEEYLRIPPWLRVKLPSGRTFNDTASLLADLNLNTVCQNAKCPNTWDCFSRKVATFLIMGFVCTRNCAFCNITSGDIDPLDIDEPRRVSEAVSRLKLKYTVITSVTRDDLPDGGAAHYAETITRIRTDHPDCAVEVLIPDFQGNLEALKTVIAAKPNVINHNVETSPDLYSEIRPQADYKQSLELLRRVKDLSGGIPAKSGLMVGLGETDEQVYKVIDDLAEIDCDIVTIGQYMRPSTEHPAVKRYVEPHVFDEYAKYGKSRGIKHMFCAPLVRSSYNAAESFDKL; this is translated from the coding sequence ATGTCTTCAAAGAAGAGTTCAGAAGAATATTTACGGATTCCACCGTGGCTTAGAGTTAAGCTTCCATCCGGAAGAACTTTCAATGATACAGCAAGCTTACTTGCGGACTTAAATCTGAACACAGTCTGCCAGAACGCAAAATGCCCCAACACATGGGACTGCTTTTCGCGCAAAGTCGCCACTTTTCTTATTATGGGATTCGTCTGCACCCGCAACTGTGCATTCTGCAACATCACCTCCGGTGATATAGATCCGCTCGATATAGACGAACCGCGCCGCGTATCCGAAGCGGTCTCGCGTCTGAAGCTCAAATATACGGTCATAACCTCTGTCACCAGAGACGATCTGCCGGACGGCGGAGCCGCACATTACGCGGAAACCATCACCCGCATCCGCACAGATCACCCGGACTGCGCTGTCGAAGTGCTCATTCCTGATTTTCAAGGTAATTTAGAAGCACTCAAAACCGTGATTGCAGCAAAACCGAACGTTATTAATCACAACGTTGAGACTTCACCGGATCTTTACTCAGAAATCAGACCGCAAGCTGATTATAAGCAAAGCTTGGAATTACTACGCAGAGTAAAAGATTTAAGCGGTGGCATCCCTGCCAAATCCGGATTGATGGTGGGACTTGGTGAAACTGATGAGCAAGTCTACAAGGTCATTGATGATCTGGCAGAAATCGACTGCGACATCGTAACTATCGGGCAATACATGCGTCCCTCAACAGAACATCCGGCCGTAAAGAGATACGTTGAGCCACACGTTTTCGATGAATACGCCAAGTACGGAAAATCGCGGGGCATAAAACATATGTTCTGTGCACCATTGGTTCGTAGCAGCTACAACGCTGCGGAATCCTTTGATAAGTTGTAA
- a CDS encoding ASKHA domain-containing protein has translation MQNILTIKVHDGTVLELTPSSELNLAQLLFLNGAFTGVPLCSGMGRCGLCKVQFESDAPAPLKEELRTFSAAEIESGWRLSCLHKARSANVYLPEPERVVPKISGNIIGKFASNLPENICLAVDLGTTGMQWAFTVSGEIILSGQELNPQIGLGSEVMSRLAFAQKPKQCKILSDLVTKRLVSIIEQTGPVKEMVIAGNPSMMSILAQENVEGLSSAPYSLPSCGGEIISLGKNLPQTYVPNHLAPFVGADITAGIVALNFSKNVPESPYLFADLGTNGEFVLCLSPDEYIVSSVPMGPALEGVGLTNGRTAGPGAISSFTLTPAGLSPSFISEPDKTAVPGITGTGYLSLCSLLLKSGVLTREGQFSRGNTPLAARLARNITQHKGSPALDLGLNSELLLPASDIEEILKVKAAFNLAMTALLDKADLSPSSLNSVILGGAMGQHVNINDLVTTGFIPAETGPITRAAGNTSLAGAVILTNNKNARDFASSLPALTSVLELAGGQDFGQKFLERMIFQYVY, from the coding sequence ATGCAAAATATTCTGACTATCAAAGTTCATGACGGAACCGTCCTTGAACTCACACCCTCAAGTGAGCTTAATCTTGCTCAACTTTTATTTCTAAATGGAGCCTTCACCGGAGTACCTCTCTGTTCAGGAATGGGAAGGTGCGGTCTTTGCAAAGTTCAGTTTGAATCTGACGCTCCGGCTCCGCTCAAAGAAGAACTTAGAACATTTTCCGCCGCAGAAATAGAATCAGGCTGGCGACTATCCTGTCTGCATAAAGCAAGGTCCGCAAACGTTTATCTTCCAGAACCTGAGCGGGTTGTTCCTAAAATATCCGGTAATATTATAGGTAAATTTGCAAGCAACCTGCCGGAAAACATCTGCCTTGCCGTAGACCTCGGAACCACAGGAATGCAATGGGCTTTTACGGTAAGCGGTGAAATCATATTATCAGGACAAGAACTGAATCCGCAAATCGGACTGGGCAGCGAAGTTATGTCCAGACTGGCCTTTGCCCAAAAACCAAAGCAGTGTAAAATTTTATCAGACTTAGTAACAAAGCGGCTTGTATCTATTATTGAGCAGACAGGTCCGGTTAAGGAAATGGTCATTGCCGGAAACCCTTCCATGATGTCGATTCTTGCTCAGGAGAATGTTGAAGGACTTAGCAGTGCACCGTATTCTCTCCCAAGCTGCGGCGGCGAAATTATCAGTCTTGGAAAAAATCTTCCACAAACTTACGTCCCGAATCATCTTGCTCCGTTTGTAGGGGCTGATATAACTGCCGGAATTGTTGCTCTTAATTTTTCAAAAAATGTTCCCGAGTCGCCATATCTTTTCGCGGACCTCGGAACCAACGGAGAATTTGTCCTCTGCCTTTCACCTGATGAATACATTGTTTCATCGGTCCCGATGGGTCCTGCCCTTGAAGGTGTGGGACTGACAAACGGACGAACTGCCGGCCCCGGTGCGATTTCATCTTTCACCCTCACTCCGGCCGGACTTTCTCCCTCATTTATTAGTGAACCGGACAAAACAGCCGTTCCCGGTATTACCGGAACAGGCTATTTGTCTCTCTGCTCCCTTTTACTGAAATCAGGAGTTCTTACACGGGAAGGACAGTTTTCAAGAGGAAACACCCCCCTTGCCGCGCGACTGGCTCGCAATATCACTCAGCACAAAGGTTCTCCGGCCCTTGATCTGGGCTTAAATTCCGAGCTTTTACTGCCGGCTTCTGATATAGAAGAAATATTAAAAGTAAAAGCTGCTTTCAATTTGGCCATGACAGCCCTTTTAGATAAAGCAGACCTGTCACCTTCATCACTGAATTCAGTAATTCTGGGCGGAGCCATGGGGCAGCACGTAAATATTAATGATCTTGTAACGACCGGATTTATCCCTGCTGAAACAGGTCCTATAACCCGCGCCGCAGGCAACACCTCCCTTGCCGGAGCTGTAATTCTCACAAATAATAAAAATGCTCGGGATTTTGCTTCATCTCTCCCCGCCCTTACTTCAGTTCTGGAGTTAGCAGGCGGTCAGGATTTTGGACAAAAATTTCTCGAAAGGATGATATTTCAATATGTCTATTAG
- a CDS encoding small ribosomal subunit Rsm22 family protein has translation MSIRVTSLFPLPQEKLTKKLENYLNILDIASPLHPKHKLELPYAIRDLSNMLTEERSNMPKDYMSEPRSLNAYLRYFLPWNLYRMTRLFQGLEINIPDDGVVIDLGAGPLTVAQALWIARPDLREKKITFVNVDRTPKPMREGVKLFEALAGNSKWRHINVKGGPSSKIREKADLLVTANMVNEASSGTRTPLPVWASKFCQQLSRMLAPNGKILIIEPGIRRSGRVLSVMRNEFIEHGCSILAPCPHHEECPLSGDQGKSWCHFNFDSDHAPMWLQKLSTRCRLEKTNVSMSFLYIAQPGTAVTEPREGEMLIRTISDSFRIDDGGFGQYACAAQGLILLLAKGGARSIFPGGLIGMPQPEEMADDVKSGAKIVELPTRLVHKDKDQDKD, from the coding sequence ATGTCTATTAGAGTCACTTCACTATTTCCTCTTCCTCAAGAAAAGTTGACCAAGAAGCTGGAAAACTACTTAAATATTCTGGATATTGCTTCTCCGCTGCACCCTAAGCATAAGCTCGAACTTCCTTACGCAATTCGGGATCTTTCAAATATGCTTACCGAAGAACGTTCCAACATGCCTAAAGATTATATGAGTGAACCGCGCAGCCTTAACGCGTATCTGCGCTATTTTCTGCCTTGGAACCTTTACCGCATGACTCGCCTTTTTCAGGGACTGGAAATTAATATTCCTGACGACGGCGTTGTTATCGATCTAGGCGCAGGACCTTTGACCGTAGCGCAGGCACTCTGGATTGCCAGACCGGATCTTCGTGAAAAGAAAATCACATTTGTAAACGTAGACCGCACACCTAAACCGATGCGCGAAGGTGTCAAACTTTTCGAAGCTTTAGCCGGTAACAGTAAATGGCGGCATATTAACGTAAAAGGCGGCCCTTCTTCTAAAATCCGCGAAAAAGCCGATCTTCTTGTTACCGCAAACATGGTCAACGAAGCCTCTTCCGGTACTCGTACACCACTTCCCGTATGGGCTTCAAAATTCTGTCAGCAACTCAGCAGAATGCTTGCTCCGAACGGCAAAATACTTATTATCGAACCGGGAATACGCCGTTCCGGACGCGTTCTTTCAGTTATGCGCAACGAGTTCATTGAACACGGCTGTTCAATTCTTGCTCCATGCCCGCATCATGAAGAGTGTCCTCTCAGCGGTGATCAAGGTAAATCATGGTGCCATTTCAACTTTGACTCCGACCATGCGCCCATGTGGTTACAGAAACTTTCCACCCGCTGTCGTTTGGAAAAAACCAACGTCAGTATGAGTTTTCTCTATATAGCTCAGCCCGGAACTGCGGTGACGGAACCGAGAGAAGGCGAAATGCTCATCCGCACCATTTCCGATTCTTTCAGAATTGATGATGGCGGATTCGGTCAGTATGCATGTGCGGCGCAAGGGTTAATCCTGCTTCTCGCAAAAGGCGGAGCACGTTCTATTTTCCCCGGTGGACTTATCGGAATGCCGCAGCCTGAAGAAATGGCGGATGATGTGAAATCCGGCGCAAAAATTGTTGAGCTGCCGACACGCCTAGTTCATAAAGATAAAGATCAGGATAAAGATTAA
- the lipB gene encoding lipoyl(octanoyl) transferase LipB, with amino-acid sequence MDFIDLGIIPHAEAEKVQLERLNLVMQYAAPDTLYLLEHPPVVTLGRQGGLDNLLISEEALRKMGAQIVRTARGGNITCHYPGQLVVYPVMRIEKRTGGIKKFFHDMEETAIRTAARFNVIAARSEGKPGVWVGEGKLCSIGIGVKKWITYHGLSFNISRDMTLFNAITLCGLHGAHPTSLSVEAGRDIDIKDVKNVFKEEFRRIFTDSTVA; translated from the coding sequence ATGGATTTTATTGATCTTGGAATTATTCCGCATGCCGAGGCTGAAAAGGTTCAACTTGAAAGATTAAATCTGGTTATGCAATATGCTGCGCCTGACACTTTATATCTGTTGGAGCATCCTCCCGTAGTAACTCTCGGCAGACAGGGCGGACTGGATAATCTGCTTATAAGTGAAGAAGCCTTACGTAAAATGGGTGCACAGATAGTGCGCACCGCGCGAGGCGGGAATATAACCTGCCACTACCCCGGGCAGCTTGTTGTCTACCCCGTTATGCGCATTGAAAAACGGACCGGAGGCATTAAGAAGTTCTTTCATGACATGGAAGAAACTGCTATCCGTACAGCGGCCCGTTTTAATGTAATAGCTGCACGAAGTGAAGGCAAACCCGGTGTATGGGTCGGAGAAGGCAAACTCTGCTCAATCGGCATCGGCGTAAAAAAATGGATAACCTACCACGGACTTTCATTTAATATTTCGCGTGATATGACACTTTTCAACGCCATCACCCTTTGCGGATTACATGGCGCGCACCCTACATCTCTTTCAGTCGAAGCTGGCAGGGATATTGACATCAAGGATGTTAAAAATGTCTTCAAAGAAGAGTTCAGAAGAATATTTACGGATTCCACCGTGGCTTAG